From the genome of Mya arenaria isolate MELC-2E11 chromosome 5, ASM2691426v1:
ACATAGTTGTTATTATGAagtgtgttttatattgaaaggttATCATTTctattcaaaatgtttgttatttctaAACGCAAaacttgtttttgataaaaaccttttatgcttgaaatttattttacaacagttttggaacaatttattacaatattttgtgaTAACATTTGCACAATGTTATGAGGAAATTTGATCTCACAGAATGAAACTAACATAAATGATTTGTGGCTCTAGTATCTCagctttttatattaattttactaaTATGGTGACACATTTTTTAATTACTAATAGACAGACAGTCAATTAGTAGCACACCTTAATGTACATCctcaattaacattttttatgttgttgttgtttttttatatccatttgcatacatgtacaatttgtaAACAACTTACAACAGCTTGCATAATGCAACTTCatattgaattaatattatatagCATGAATTGTGtgcatatttctttttcttttttgtaagatgtacagtttgataaaaaatggtTGTATGTTTATGTCGCACCAAAGGATTTTTTGCTGAAAGTGGTTTTTCTTTGTAGTAAATGAGTTAGTCAGTTACACATATTGACATATTTGTGACGTATGATGTCGGCGAAAATAAGTCATGTGGAGGCAGACGCATAATTATCAGAAATTGGGATTTATCAAAGTGATTGGATAAATAGTCAACTCATCACAACATGTAGAACTGATGAAGTGATATTTTCTAAATAGCTGTGATTGTCCACTTACCAGGAAcaatactttgaaaaaaaactccATAGGAAAGGACTAATTTTTATTGACAACATCACATTCATATGGTTCAATTTATACTGAGTGCAACAGCATAATTTTTTCCAAACCAGGATTTCTGACTTTTGGCAAAAAATCACGTGTTGCGACAGTGTTTCTGgttgttgaaaataatatgtaatttTTCATTTGCAAATAGTCTCGTGTAAAATAGCTGTGATAGATAATATGTATTCCGTCCAATTTGTGTTCAGTGTTCTAACATTTATCATTGTCTTTATctaataatttatcatttagcTGAAAGCATTAACTGTGTTTAAAGGGGCACTCCCAAGCTTGGATCAAGAGCCAGCATTTCCATTTCAAGTAAAGATTCACCAATAGTTTAAGCCTATTATAGATTTTCTGGTTTTCCCAAGCTATTCCTCcagtacaaacaaaattataccaTTTTAATATACACAGGATAGttaggaaacaatagagtcactggactgttacatgaatttcaatagctcaaaattcaccttttatttttaccggcatgggaaaacccagttatgtgAATTCTGGgctagatatacatgtattgatatgTGATAATGAAAGGCATCATTATGATTTGCAAGGGCAAGAAATGTTcctgtaaatttatttttgttgaattacAAAAGTGTGTACAGTGTTATGGTATGAAACTGTATGAGCAGTTGTGATATACAagtaaaaaatgattaaaaaatcaGCAGAAATGCattagatttattttatatttgaacaaactgtCAGAGACGAAATGCTCCTTTTAATAAATGTCTTCAGAATCATGAGAAATGACAGTTGGAATCAAAACTTAAGAAGGACCCATAGGGactttacattttataattctTGATATGACACTTCACAATTTCATGTCAGGATGTTTCATCAAGTGTGAAATGGTGATATTTAAAGCGTGAAGTTTGAAAGTTGTGattattttaaaggaaatttgCGAAATCATAAAATTTGGAGTCATCACAGTTCTTTTGCAAAAAATCCATAGactacttaaagctgcactctcacagattgaacgttttgacaacctttttattttttgtcttggaatgaactaattttggcgaaaatccatggaaaccagttatattagactgctgacaaaaaattaaattgcagatttttatatttaagttaaaaaattgatgttttatgcatttttcttaaaccgaaggtaacggtttaagccataaaacattaattttgaacggaaatattaTAATCTATgctctgattttttgtcagcaatcttatatcattggtttgcagatatttacaaaaaggcaaaaaataaaaaagttgtaaaaatggtatatctgtgatagtgcagctttaaaatcaatttatagAAGAAATGAAATTCACTTGTGTGTTTAGACAATCACCATAGATCAGAATAGTTTGTGGAAACACATTTAGaggttataatttataaatagaacAGTGTGTCACATCAAAGAAGTCTCCTATTACTGACAAACGTTACTGCTGATTATGAGTGGCACATTGTATTGTGTTTAAGAACAATTACAGGATGAACAAATTTATTCACAATACTAGACCACTAGtgttgattttacttttttttgttaGCTTCaagtaatgtattgttttgaagaCTGGAGTcatcagtgtttttttctacatgTTACACAATACCATCTTACATGCCCTAAGCTAACATTTCATGTTTAGTTTCATTATTTGTGTTGTCAAATTGAAATTGACAAACATGTTAAACatgtgcaataaaataaaagatctAGAACAAAATGGGTTTATTAGTAACTTACTGTGCCATAGCATACTATTTCTGCTTCTATTTTTATGTCCCCTGTGTAAAATGGCAGACGCATAGGGACAATGTTGTCTGATGTTCGAGTTCCATACTTCTAAGTCTGCTCTCTtactaaacattttttaacctaTATTTTCCAAACTTGGTTACAGTGTTTATGGGCATACTATCTCAGCTGAGTTAATTTTACGGTGATAAGCCTTGAATTGTCCAAGTTTGACCAAATTTATCTTAGTCCTCTCTCTTCCTAACGTTCTTATCCAATTCTTCGCTAATCGGATGACAATGATATACCAATTAGATATAATCATTGTCATCCGACTAGTGAAGGACCgtatatctatttatatattctaGAGTTAAGGCCATTAAATTGTCATAACATGGCTAAATTTACtattccattattttaatttgagcATTTCTTCTCCAACACTTACAAAATCATCAAACTATTCGTATACTTAGATGTTAAAATTTGGCCTAATTGatcttatattttcaaatgccCAATAATTTCATATCCAATCATTAATAACCCTCCAGATTGCAACATTGCAATTTGAAGTTATTAGCCtcatcattttaatatatcacTGCCAGTGTTCTTAATAAGAGGTTATGGGTTTATTCCCTGCAAGGAGTACTTTCTTATGGACTCTTAAaaaggacaccagtactggaTTCTGCCCAGATTTTTTTGTCTATTGAGTGGCTTTTGTGTTaagtatttgcaaaatatttctaGCACAATACATAACTTTAACCTTTCTTTCGTCTTCAAAAAGACCAAGTTAATAATAACCTGGCGTTTTTCAAACAAAGGAGTCAAAagtctttttaaatacatttaacactCATCTGAGCAgatacaaacatataacaagagatgtttgtcgaacattatgccccccctgagcgccatgttgtcaggattaaatggacaattgaatgaaatatgcatggaccgaaatgacagctgatttattgctgttttaagattatgaccattaaagtgtgaggataaagtgttttatgaccgtcatgacctttgactctatgaactcaaaatccagagtcatcagctggtcaccaggaatctaaatgtcaagtttgagggccatgggtgcaggcattgtcaagttatcacaagacaagtttttttcgttcaaggtcactgtgaccttgacctttgacctgatgaccccttaaatcataaggggtcacctacaagtcagatgcaactccaagtcaagcttgaaggccatgggttcaggcattgttgagttatcactcagacaaccttttaccattccaggtcactgtgaccttgacctttggccagatgacccccaaaaaccataggggtcatctcctggtcaggccaattctccaagtcaaatttgagggccatgggtgcaggcattgctGAGTTATCagtcggacaaccttttaccattcaaggtcactgtgaccttgacctttggcccaatgatccccaaaacaataggggtcatctactggtcaggcccaacctccaagtcaagtttgagggccatgggtgcaggcattgttgagttatcacatgaacaaccttttaccattaaaggtcactgtgaccttgacctttgacccattgagtccaaaaaacaataggggtcagctactggtcaggcccaacctccaagtcaagtttgagggccatgggtgcaggcattgtcacgttatcactcggacaaccttttaccattcaaggtcactgtgaccttgacctttggcctgatgacccccaaaaacaataagggtcaactactggtcaggcccaacctccaagtcaagtttgagggccatgggtgcaggcattgtcacgttatcactcggacaaccttttaccattcaaggtcactgtgaccttgacctttggcctgatgacctccaaaaacaataggggtcaactacttgtcaggcccaacctccatgtcaagtttgagggccatgggtgcaggcattgtcacgttatcactcggacaaccttttaccattcaaggtcactgtgaccttgacctttggcctgatgacccccaaaaacaataggggtcagctactggtcaggcccaacctccatgtcaagtttgagggccatgggtgcaggcattgttgagttatcactcggacaagctttaaaattattttaccattaaaggtcactgtgaccttgacctttgacccgatgacccccaaaatcaataggggtcatctactggtcagccccaaccttcatgtgaagtttgatgaccatacgtccagggattgttgagttatcactcggacaagctttggtctaccgacggacggaccgaccgacataccgacatgcctgtgcaaagcaatatacccctcttcttcgaaggggggcataaaaagtgataaaaagTCATCATGTTAATAAACAAAGCAAATCAATACATTAACAAAGCCATCACCTTGGAGCAAAAAATGTTACTGTACCAAGTAACACGCATTTATTTGCATGTACTTGTACTTAacgttatttttataaatatatttatgaccTAAATGATACATAATCCTAGTATTCCACTTTGATAAGAGTTCCTACGaaacattttaccattttagTATGAGCATTTGTAAATGTAACATATTAAATTGGATATAATGGCCCCGTCTGAGACCAATGTTACAATGCATAACACTTAAGCTTGCATCATCAAAATTCTTCCAATTAACATTTACCTTTATAATCTTTGAGATGGCCTTTTGTGATTATAACATGCATGTACCACACAATAATCTTTCCATTTGGCATAACGTAACTTTATctcaaaatatatcttcaacATTGTCTTCCACTGTTTGATAATAATCATGTCACAACATTTTCCCATCACGTTCAATTACTAATATAAACTGGTCCTTAATCATCTCCATGTCTGCATTTcaatcattgtcatcatcatcatcatcagcagcagcattatCTGGATGTGCTGCTCCTGCATTCACCACCTGTGCTAGATCTTCTCCACTTCTTTTTAATCTCTCCCCTGAAAAAACACACAGTATGTTTTAGGTGAGAGTGGTCCAATGGTATTGATGTTCACCTCACACCACAGAGCCCCACTCAGACTCAAGAGTGCTTCATATCAGCTTTCAGCTGTCTTCAAAATCAAgcttaaataaatgattatgaaaacaaaaaatacagtttaaaatgcCAATATGTGAACAGTTCTATTGTGAAGTTAGGTCAGTTACCAAACTCATGTGGCTACATGTACCTATACACAGACATGTATGGTacttaaatttatatacatttatcagTGTAAGGATTGTTTGTCTGCACATGTTGAAGTAGTCACAAGAGGGTTAAGAGTCATAACTCTATaagataaacatacatgtatcaacTCAGCTACTTACAAGTCATACATAAATAGGCAAGACTATTTGGCACGACCATTTTCTAGTCAATTCACGGTATggataatattatacaaaatatatgatatcgTTCAATATTGGTCAACTACCTCATTACCTGATGTCTGAAAAGTTCATTATGTGACCAAAATTGAGGATGTTGGAGCTTTTTTTCACAGCACTTAATAGATGGCATAAATTCATTAAGTggtcactatttttttttattttttttttcaaatatcttatttttaaaaagcatttcagTCTATTTTTAAAATTCTAACTTATATGTGCAAAAATTCCCAATTTGACAGAAATGGCTCATCTGAAATTATAACGCCTACATTGTTAATGTGCAATTTCCAACTTTATCAGGTATTGCGtcaaaattgccaaaaaaaGCCCTCAATTCATCAAATCTTAATACaagatataaactttattttgtagCATTTACCACAAACAATCACATTGTATATGATGATGTACAGATTGTGTACAGACCACAAATATAAGACAAAGTGGAACATGAGTTCTTACTAATCAACTCTGCAATTGCTCGCTGAGTTCTTCGTTCCAGTTTCTCCAGCTTTTTTGCCACATCTCTCTTTAGATCCCAGTCTGGTTTGCGAGGCGCCAGATTCACTAAATCCTGAAATAGTGttgcaaaatgaaacaaaacccCAGATAAATTTCTCTTCCATTCTTCACATAATGTAACCTTTTGTAAGCCTCCTTAGCTGACAATGTACCCATGTAATATTACAGAGGTTGATATTGCACAGCAGCACTAGTCTGTATAATAATGATTGATTTTCCTGGGGATCCGTTCTTAAATATGTGCATCAGCAGGATGCATTATCTTAAATGAAAGTTTGCATGAATCTCTGCCGTTTTTTTCTTTCGAACCATTAGttttgaaatatgcaaattcAATAGATGTATTCACACAGTTTTGAAAATCCATCACTGCATATAATGGACTATGTCATAAATCACTGCACCTTGCCTAGGGAGTTTATATCATGTGTTCTGcgttttgcattatattaaatcaaatgcAAATATAAGACAACTAGATTAAGAGACTGACCACCTAGGGAGTTTAATTGGAGTACATTTGGAATATTAGTACCTGGGTATACATTACAATACACTTTTATACAAAGACTTGTGACTGAGATAAATCATTGGTCATACCACTTCCTCCAGGACATCATGTGTTTTGGAAGCCTCCAACTGACTCTTCACTTTGTCAGCAACTGTAAAGAAAAGTAACATGTAACACCTCTGATGGTATGTGTTCAAAGTAAACAAGAATTGCGGCCTTTTCCCTGCTCTTCTTTCCTTTCCTTGCCTTTCATCATAAATTTCTTTCACTGCCTTTAAGTAAGCCTATGCTATTTTGTTGGCCATTAAGTAAGCCTATACTTCATTCCTGGCTTTAAAGAAAGCCACAGCAGGAATATTCCGTCAATTACCAACCAGGGAAACAgcacatttaattatttacacattCTTGCATACATGTCTGGACTTTAGttcttatatttcaattatctCAAGAGAAAGGTAACCTTTCCTTAAAAACATAACCTGCCATTGacgaaaaacatatttcaaataatttaaaagatacaactatgtacattttttcagtattagcaaaataaatatacaagagGCAGCTTAGTGTTGGACTCAGCAAATGTTCCAATgtacattgatttaaaattctGAACAAAAGGACAGCTAAAACTAAGAATAAATAGATGAAAAGAGTAACTATTGTAAGTTTGTAACATATCTGATTATCATACCATCCTCTGGCTTCACTGAGGGTAAAGAATTTTCTTTTAAGCTCTCATCAAGGGGTTTGTAGCTCCTAAACACTGGcctgaaaaatatcaataatgtgtGACTGTATGCATGTTAATATGAGTAAAGTTTGTATCTTAAACATTGTCTTATGAAATGGTAACTGTTAAAAGATAACttcacaataaataaatatttacttgacTTGACTTCACACCTTAATACAGTATGATACCGGTACCAACAAGATACCAACATCTTTcatagctaaagaacttcagccaACAGGTAATATATTACCTTTTGGGACGTGTTCAATGTCtagtaaacatcaaaaaaataaatatcaacataaaaagttatggaagccagaattACATCTTtcattgtgtttattaaatgcTAGTCACTGTTTGAtgtcattttatcaaaatgtgaTGATTCAGGATGGCATGTTTTCTAactgttttataatgaaataagtCCTCACGCTATATAActcaaatgtttatgttaaagatGTCTAATGCTTATGTAGTGAAAAGCTGTTTTAGTTTATCCGAAAACGAAGCTTCCGAATTTATTGTAGTTTTCAATGTGAatcaaaatttcattcaaaacacGTATTACCTTGGTAATTTTTCTTTCTCTGTATCGGCATCATTCTCCTGTCCATTTTCTGATGCATCCCCTTTGTTCTTATTTTTGAGATTTTTCAATCTTTCCTTTCTTTTTAATGCCGTTTCCTCCAACGATCCTACGGCAGCCATGTTCGGTGTTCAAGAATTTAATGATTTGTGAAAACAGCAGCCCCGatatattttgcatgaaatAGGTGTATCGCGTTAAAATAAGATATGCATAAGATATAATAACAGACGCCATTGAGTTTATATTACTAATGTGAATGAAATCGAGTTGTAATGATTATTATTTGCATCTCACACAACTGCttcaaattgcattttaaagctGTCAGCCTTAAGTACATAATAAGCGAGCATCATTAAATTGAAGACCTTGTGGCCTAATGGATAAGGCGTCGGCCTCCGGAGCCGAAGATTGTGGGTTCGAGTCCCATCAAGGTCGTTTTTCAACtcaattttttcatgttttgtggAATATGAATAATTCAGTTGTAAAATCAGTCCATTCTGAATAACAAAACCcaatatcattaatgaaatagcgtacaattgatttttttttatttaactcgAAAAGTAACCCAGCTCAGCTGTGTACGTTAAAAAATAGCATAGGGGTAAAACTCCTCGGATACACCGAACTTTAGGTCCATTAAGGCACCTTTAATTCGGGACTTTTAAGTTGATTTTATCTATTGCTGCTGCATCACGGGCAAGTAACGCcatcaaatttttaaaacacaaatggTATACACAAGTAAGGTAAATCCATGCATCACAAATAGAAAGAAAATTCTATTGGTAAAGTTTCAGTTTAAAGTTGTACATGATAAGACATTAAgtcatttaagaaaattgctGGACTAGCCTAGTAAAACGTTGTTTttattacttccctttaatGTACCATATTATACTggtacatgaacaataattCCGTGAGGTAGGAAGGATCATTAGAAGACCACTGGTACATGAACAGTAGTTGCGTGAGGTAGGCAGGTGCATCATTAGCAGACCACTGGTACATGAACAATAGTTCCGTGAATACTGGTACATGAACAGTAGTTCCGTGACCACTGGTACATGAACAGTAGTTCCGTGAAGTAGGCAGGTGCATCATTAGCAGACCACTGGTACATGAACAATAGTTCCGTGACCACTGGTACATGAACAGTAGTTCCGTGAGGTAGGCAGGTGCATCATTAGCAGACCACTGGTACATTAAC
Proteins encoded in this window:
- the LOC128235377 gene encoding coiled-coil domain-containing protein 12-like, translating into MAAVGSLEETALKRKERLKNLKNKNKGDASENGQENDADTEKEKLPRPVFRSYKPLDESLKENSLPSVKPEDVADKVKSQLEASKTHDVLEEVDLVNLAPRKPDWDLKRDVAKKLEKLERRTQRAIAELIRERLKRSGEDLAQVVNAGAAHPDNAAADDDDDDND